Proteins encoded in a region of the Candidatus Desulfatibia profunda genome:
- a CDS encoding cytochrome c3 family protein, with protein MRKRFLIIAMVVGLVMLFAAGGIYAGKDVKDEIPMQNNAYEKHTKSIHAFTHKKHATEFAQKNPDIFPNGCGACHHDKENKPLKNLKMGDDVQNCIECHKKPGYVSGKDAKEKGLDEKQEREYHANALHENCQGCHKKYNDKKGLKSKDKGFAPTKSKCKACHTKDND; from the coding sequence ATGAGGAAAAGGTTTCTGATTATTGCAATGGTTGTTGGGCTTGTTATGCTGTTTGCAGCCGGCGGTATCTATGCCGGGAAAGATGTGAAAGATGAAATCCCGATGCAAAACAATGCCTATGAGAAACACACCAAGAGTATTCACGCATTTACCCACAAGAAACACGCGACGGAATTCGCTCAGAAGAATCCCGATATTTTTCCGAACGGCTGCGGGGCTTGTCACCACGATAAAGAAAACAAGCCTCTCAAGAACTTGAAAATGGGCGACGACGTACAAAACTGCATCGAGTGCCATAAAAAACCCGGCTATGTCTCAGGCAAAGATGCCAAGGAAAAGGGGCTGGATGAAAAGCAAGAGCGCGAATACCATGCTAATGCCCTGCATGAGAATTGTCAGGGCTGTCACAAGAAATATAACGACAAAAAGGGATTAAAATCCAAGGACAAGGGGTTTGCGCCC